From a region of the Halomonas sp. HL-93 genome:
- a CDS encoding MalY/PatB family protein: MAFDFATPIERRHPAEGWASQKWHRYGDDVLPLWVADMDFRSPPAVIDALHARVAHGVYGYGEVPATLTETLCQWSANHYQWPIQAEWQQWLPGVVPALHLASLALTAPGDGVLTVTPIYPPFLAVAERTGRLPQQAALATPISSDDSWRLDIGALEAAVTPQTRLLLWCHPHNPTGRVWSHGELAALAAFVERHDLWVVSDELHCDLLLDEGARHQPLVAAFPELVKRTITLWAPSKTFNLAGLTTACAVVPDPSLRKRFAQATKGLLPDGNVLGLVAAEAAYRDGEPWRQALLQVLREHRATLKAHVATWPGVDMSPPSSTYLAWLDMRQASLGESPQAALLEQAGVALSDGAAFGHPGFVRLNFGTTAPQLEAALARMDALLAR; this comes from the coding sequence ATGGCATTTGATTTTGCCACGCCCATTGAGCGACGCCACCCCGCTGAGGGTTGGGCATCGCAAAAATGGCACCGCTATGGTGACGACGTGCTGCCCTTGTGGGTCGCAGATATGGACTTTCGATCGCCGCCTGCGGTGATTGACGCCCTGCACGCTAGGGTGGCGCACGGCGTTTACGGCTACGGTGAAGTGCCTGCCACGTTAACAGAAACCCTATGCCAGTGGAGCGCTAACCACTACCAGTGGCCGATCCAGGCTGAGTGGCAGCAGTGGCTGCCGGGCGTGGTGCCGGCGTTGCATCTGGCGTCCTTGGCGCTGACCGCACCAGGGGACGGCGTACTAACCGTCACGCCGATCTATCCGCCGTTTCTGGCCGTGGCCGAGCGCACCGGCCGGTTGCCCCAGCAGGCGGCATTGGCCACACCGATCAGCTCAGACGATAGCTGGCGGCTGGATATCGGTGCGCTGGAGGCCGCCGTCACCCCGCAAACCCGTTTGCTACTCTGGTGTCACCCGCATAACCCCACCGGCCGCGTGTGGTCGCATGGTGAGTTGGCCGCGCTTGCTGCGTTTGTCGAGCGTCACGATCTATGGGTCGTGTCGGATGAGCTGCATTGCGATTTGCTGCTTGACGAAGGGGCGCGTCACCAGCCGCTGGTGGCGGCTTTCCCTGAGTTGGTCAAGCGCACCATTACCCTCTGGGCGCCATCGAAGACGTTTAATCTGGCGGGCCTTACCACTGCCTGCGCGGTGGTCCCCGACCCGAGCCTGCGTAAGCGTTTCGCCCAGGCGACCAAAGGCCTGCTGCCCGATGGCAACGTGCTTGGGTTGGTGGCAGCGGAGGCCGCCTACCGCGATGGCGAGCCATGGCGTCAAGCATTGTTGCAGGTGCTGCGAGAGCATCGAGCAACGCTTAAGGCACATGTCGCTACTTGGCCTGGGGTCGACATGAGCCCGCCGTCGTCGACCTACCTAGCGTGGTTGGATATGCGCCAAGCCAGCCTTGGTGAATCGCCGCAGGCGGCGCTGCTTGAACAGGCGGGCGTTGCTCTGTCAGACGGCGCGGCCTTCGGTCATCCTGGATTTGTGCGGCTCAATTTTGGCACTACCGCCCCGCAGTTGGAGGCGGCGCTAGCCCGGATGGATGCGTTACTGGCTCGCTGA
- a CDS encoding co-chaperone YbbN, translating into MSSIIDPRTGEALTTPDAGNDGQANADRPPVRPEEVIIDLNAGNIQQVLEASMKVPVLMDCWTPDSEPCRQLMAVLETLVVEYGGAFLLAKLDTQANPEIASQLGVQSVPDVKLISQGGLVDGFQGALPEKQIREWLNRYFPAPEDAPPSPEEQAEAALNAGDPAGAREIYQTLISQYPDHYPYQVSLARALVAEGRRDEARSLLDNLPPEERDAAPARGVRASIEFGEQALSGEEIAAFGDRTDSEAQYQRALRQVADGHYEAGLDALLALMKQDRAYNDDAARKTLLQAFDALGADHPLTVAYRRKLFALLY; encoded by the coding sequence ATGTCGTCCATTATTGATCCTCGCACCGGTGAAGCATTAACCACCCCTGATGCTGGTAACGACGGGCAAGCGAACGCTGACCGGCCACCGGTTCGCCCCGAAGAGGTCATCATTGACCTTAATGCGGGCAATATCCAGCAAGTTCTTGAAGCCTCAATGAAAGTCCCGGTATTGATGGATTGCTGGACACCAGACTCCGAGCCGTGCAGGCAGCTCATGGCGGTATTGGAAACGCTGGTGGTCGAGTACGGTGGGGCGTTCTTGCTCGCCAAACTGGATACTCAGGCCAACCCGGAAATCGCCAGTCAGCTGGGAGTGCAATCGGTTCCTGACGTCAAACTGATCAGCCAGGGCGGCTTGGTAGACGGCTTCCAAGGCGCGCTGCCTGAAAAACAGATCCGTGAGTGGCTAAACCGCTATTTCCCTGCTCCCGAAGACGCACCCCCCAGCCCCGAAGAACAGGCCGAAGCGGCACTCAACGCTGGCGACCCAGCCGGGGCACGGGAAATTTATCAAACGCTGATCAGCCAATACCCGGACCACTACCCCTATCAGGTCAGCCTCGCCCGTGCGCTGGTCGCCGAAGGGCGCCGCGACGAAGCCCGCAGCCTGCTGGATAACCTGCCGCCGGAAGAACGCGATGCAGCCCCCGCTCGCGGCGTTCGGGCCAGCATCGAGTTTGGCGAACAAGCACTTTCCGGCGAAGAAATTGCCGCGTTTGGCGATCGCACTGATAGCGAAGCACAATACCAGCGCGCCCTACGCCAAGTAGCAGATGGCCACTACGAAGCCGGACTCGATGCCCTGCTTGCGCTGATGAAGCAGGACCGTGCCTATAACGACGATGCCGCGCGCAAGACGTTGTTGCAGGCATTCGACGCGCTGGGCGCCGACCACCCGCTCACCGTCGCCTATCGCCGCAAGCTATTCGCCCTGCTTTACTAA
- a CDS encoding YeeE/YedE family protein, giving the protein MSTTTVTPSASNRVPLIVAAAIVLGALVIGVVFEANTGLLMIVGGLFGMVLYHAAFGFTSAWRVFIKERRGRGLRAQMIMLALAVILFFPALGAGTLFGREVAGFVSPIGISVLVGAFLFGVGMQLGGGCASGTLFTAGGGNARMVITLVFFIVGSVIGTAHFAWWQSLPAFQPVSLVNVAGAGGGIAISLVLFAAIAAFTVVMEKGRHGKLEKAPLVEKHGYQRWLTGPWPLVAGAVALAVLNFATLALAGRPWGITSAFALWGAKGFELVGGDVSQWGYWQSAGNEAALASSVWGDVTTVMNVGIMLGALAAASLAGRFAPNFKIPLRSVLAAIIGGLLLGYGARLAFGCNIGAYFSGIASGSLHGWVWLVAAFAGNIVGVKLRPLFFTGEAAKQPTAKTC; this is encoded by the coding sequence ATGTCTACAACGACTGTAACCCCGTCCGCTAGCAATCGCGTGCCACTCATTGTGGCGGCGGCAATTGTACTGGGTGCGCTGGTCATCGGCGTGGTATTTGAAGCCAATACCGGCCTGTTAATGATCGTCGGTGGGCTGTTTGGCATGGTGCTTTATCACGCCGCGTTTGGCTTTACCTCCGCCTGGCGTGTCTTCATTAAAGAGCGGCGTGGGCGTGGCCTTCGAGCACAAATGATCATGCTGGCGCTGGCCGTCATATTGTTTTTCCCGGCGCTTGGCGCCGGCACGCTATTCGGCCGAGAGGTGGCTGGGTTTGTGTCGCCAATTGGTATCTCAGTGCTGGTTGGCGCGTTTCTGTTCGGCGTGGGCATGCAGTTAGGCGGCGGCTGCGCCTCGGGCACCTTGTTTACAGCTGGGGGCGGGAATGCGCGCATGGTCATTACCCTGGTGTTTTTCATTGTCGGGTCGGTAATTGGTACCGCGCACTTTGCCTGGTGGCAAAGTCTGCCTGCCTTCCAGCCAGTGTCTCTGGTGAATGTGGCGGGCGCCGGTGGTGGTATCGCCATCAGCTTGGTGCTATTTGCGGCGATTGCAGCGTTTACTGTGGTGATGGAAAAAGGCCGTCATGGCAAGTTGGAAAAAGCGCCGTTGGTTGAGAAGCACGGGTATCAACGCTGGTTAACCGGTCCGTGGCCGCTGGTAGCCGGGGCGGTAGCGCTGGCGGTGTTGAACTTTGCCACCTTGGCGCTGGCAGGTCGACCTTGGGGTATTACCTCGGCATTTGCGCTGTGGGGCGCTAAAGGCTTCGAATTGGTCGGCGGCGATGTTTCCCAGTGGGGCTATTGGCAGTCTGCAGGCAACGAGGCGGCTCTGGCATCCAGCGTGTGGGGCGATGTGACCACGGTGATGAATGTGGGCATCATGCTAGGAGCGTTAGCGGCTGCCAGCCTGGCAGGGCGGTTTGCGCCAAACTTCAAGATCCCGCTGCGCTCGGTGCTGGCGGCAATTATTGGCGGCCTATTACTTGGTTATGGCGCGCGGTTAGCGTTTGGCTGCAATATTGGCGCGTATTTCAGTGGGATCGCCTCGGGCAGCCTCCACGGTTGGGTGTGGCTAGTTGCGGCGTTTGCGGGCAACATAGTGGGCGTTAAACTACGTCCGTTATTTTTTACCGGTGAGGCGGCTAAGCAGCCTACTGCTAAAACCTGCTAA